One window from the genome of Vibrio sp. VB16 encodes:
- a CDS encoding M20 aminoacylase family protein, which produces MTIEQQVIEWRHHIHKHPEFGFEEELTSAFVAEKLEEFGIDVHRNIGKTGVLGILKCGDSERSIGLRADMDALHIIEKNTFAHASVHDGVMHACGHDGHTAMLLGAAKVLSETKDFDGTVYFIFQPGEEHGVGAKAMIADGLFTKWKIDEIYAMHNLPGIPEGKFVTRPSSIMASESSFEIDVIATGGHAALPHMGTDPIVVGAQIVTALQTIVSRNLSSIDEVAVISVTEFTTNGTTNVIPSRVKIKGDTRSFTDSALHKIEKAIERVVAGQCMSAGVDYNYEFINTFLSTINSPDETAHAINAATTVVGADNVVGNCEPFTISEDFSFMLREVKGCYILVGNGQGECGGTALHNPHYDFNDNILIKGVSYWKALVEQQLVKSVL; this is translated from the coding sequence ATGACAATCGAACAACAAGTTATCGAATGGCGTCACCATATTCATAAACACCCTGAGTTTGGCTTTGAAGAAGAGCTAACATCCGCATTTGTTGCTGAAAAACTTGAAGAGTTTGGCATCGATGTTCATCGTAATATTGGTAAAACAGGTGTGTTGGGAATCTTAAAATGTGGTGACAGTGAACGTTCTATTGGCTTAAGAGCCGACATGGATGCATTGCATATTATAGAGAAAAATACCTTTGCTCATGCTTCAGTTCACGATGGAGTGATGCATGCTTGCGGGCATGACGGTCATACGGCAATGTTATTGGGTGCAGCAAAAGTACTCTCTGAAACCAAAGATTTTGATGGCACCGTCTATTTTATTTTTCAACCGGGTGAGGAACATGGCGTAGGGGCAAAAGCAATGATTGCCGATGGCCTTTTCACTAAGTGGAAGATTGATGAAATCTATGCGATGCATAACCTTCCTGGCATTCCAGAAGGGAAGTTCGTTACTCGACCTAGTTCTATAATGGCGAGTGAAAGTAGCTTTGAAATAGACGTGATAGCCACTGGTGGGCACGCGGCTTTACCACATATGGGAACAGACCCAATCGTTGTTGGCGCTCAAATTGTTACCGCATTGCAGACGATCGTTTCTCGGAATTTAAGCTCGATCGATGAAGTTGCCGTGATTTCTGTTACTGAATTTACAACGAATGGAACGACAAATGTCATCCCTTCTCGTGTAAAAATAAAGGGTGACACTCGTAGCTTTACCGATTCTGCTTTGCATAAAATAGAAAAAGCGATCGAAAGAGTCGTCGCTGGGCAATGTATGTCCGCGGGTGTTGATTATAATTACGAGTTTATTAATACGTTTTTGTCCACCATCAATTCCCCAGACGAAACGGCGCACGCGATTAACGCCGCGACTACGGTTGTCGGTGCGGATAATGTAGTAGGAAATTGCGAACCGTTCACCATTAGTGAAGATTTCTCTTTCATGCTTCGAGAAGTTAAAGGGTGTTACATTCTGGTAGGTAATGGACAGGGTGAGTGCGGCGGTACGGCTCTTCATAACCCACATTATGATTTTAATGACAATATTTTAATTAAGGGTGTGAGTTATTGGAAAGCGCTTGTCGAGCAGCAGCTGGTTAAGTCGGTTCTTTAG
- a CDS encoding carboxymuconolactone decarboxylase family protein — MSRINLVSENQANIEQKELYSAIQEQLGAIPNFLKVFANSPAALKAFLGLHTIAGDGSLDAQTRERIALGLAEQNACQYCVSAHTAIGRKAGLSNSEMLENRKGSSEDSKAAIAVKFARSLADKNGEVSTAELLQVRNAGYSDAEIVEIITHVGMNVLTTILGKASRVEIDFPKIDLYNQ, encoded by the coding sequence ATGAGCCGCATCAATCTAGTGTCAGAAAATCAAGCAAATATCGAACAAAAAGAACTTTACTCCGCTATCCAAGAACAACTTGGTGCCATTCCTAATTTTCTAAAAGTATTTGCCAATTCACCTGCTGCATTAAAGGCGTTTCTCGGGCTACATACTATCGCAGGCGATGGCAGCTTAGATGCGCAAACACGTGAAAGAATAGCGCTTGGGTTGGCGGAACAAAATGCCTGTCAATATTGCGTATCTGCACATACTGCTATCGGTCGAAAAGCGGGTTTATCCAATAGTGAGATGCTTGAAAATCGAAAAGGGAGCAGTGAAGACAGTAAAGCGGCGATAGCTGTAAAATTTGCTCGTTCATTAGCGGATAAAAATGGCGAGGTGTCGACCGCAGAGTTATTGCAGGTCAGAAATGCAGGGTATAGCGATGCTGAAATCGTAGAGATTATTACCCACGTGGGTATGAATGTATTGACCACTATTTTAGGTAAGGCGAGCCGAGTAGAAATCGATTTTCCAAAGATCGATTTATATAACCAGTAA
- a CDS encoding HPP family protein produces MKNVIQPLTAGFGATLAILILAYLREYYGLDLWLMAPFGATTVLVFGLPASPLAQPKNVIFGHLITSVIGLVFVHYVGAEYWALALATGMGVFAMLATKTTHPPAGANPILIMLVHPNWSFLINPVLLGAVVIVLVGLVYQKFIQGLMKPSN; encoded by the coding sequence ATGAAAAACGTGATACAACCGTTAACGGCTGGATTTGGCGCTACGTTAGCTATTCTTATATTGGCTTATTTGAGAGAATATTACGGGTTGGACCTATGGTTAATGGCCCCTTTTGGTGCAACGACGGTGTTGGTATTTGGTCTGCCAGCTAGCCCTTTAGCACAACCTAAAAATGTGATTTTTGGCCATCTGATTACAAGTGTGATTGGCTTGGTGTTTGTCCATTATGTTGGCGCAGAATATTGGGCACTAGCGCTTGCGACAGGAATGGGTGTATTTGCCATGTTAGCCACAAAAACGACCCACCCACCCGCTGGAGCTAATCCTATTCTGATTATGCTAGTACACCCGAACTGGAGTTTTTTAATCAATCCGGTCTTACTCGGAGCTGTAGTGATTGTCCTTGTTGGCCTTGTTTATCAAAAATTCATTCAGGGTCTCATGAAACCATCAAACTAA
- a CDS encoding LysR family transcriptional regulator: protein MDQLHLMRVYVAVAENEGFAAAARFLNMSPPAVTRAISSLEEHLGIKLLARTTRYVRATDVGLRYLEDARRILQDVELANEAAIGINSEPKGDLSITAPVMFGQKHVMPVVVEYLNRFPEANVNAAFLDRTVNLLEEGFDVGIRIGELADSSMRARKIGEVDLILVASPDYLAKTGHPVTPKDLKHHTIISSSSNNFSRDWLFTYNGEKTKLHIQPRLTVTTNQSAIEAAKAGLGITRAVSYQVVEERKDNRLITVLEPYQPAPLPIHIIHRESRFSSSKVRSFIDLMAERFRTD, encoded by the coding sequence ATGGACCAACTGCACCTCATGCGAGTTTATGTAGCAGTAGCAGAGAATGAAGGTTTTGCGGCGGCAGCACGGTTTTTAAATATGTCTCCACCAGCAGTAACCAGAGCCATCTCTTCTTTGGAGGAACATTTGGGTATAAAACTGCTCGCCCGTACTACTCGCTATGTACGAGCAACGGATGTCGGTCTACGTTATTTAGAGGACGCTCGTCGGATTTTGCAAGACGTTGAACTTGCCAATGAAGCAGCGATTGGCATCAACTCTGAACCTAAAGGCGATTTGAGTATTACCGCACCCGTAATGTTTGGTCAAAAGCATGTAATGCCAGTGGTGGTGGAATATTTAAACCGTTTTCCTGAAGCCAATGTTAACGCGGCTTTTTTGGATAGGACCGTAAATCTACTAGAAGAAGGGTTCGATGTGGGTATTCGTATTGGAGAATTAGCAGACTCAAGTATGAGGGCACGAAAAATAGGAGAGGTTGATTTAATACTCGTGGCCTCACCCGACTATTTAGCGAAAACTGGTCACCCAGTAACGCCAAAAGACTTGAAGCATCACACGATTATCAGTTCTTCTTCAAACAACTTCTCTCGTGACTGGTTGTTTACGTATAACGGTGAAAAAACCAAGCTTCATATTCAGCCTCGGCTTACCGTGACGACTAATCAGTCCGCAATCGAAGCGGCGAAGGCTGGGCTTGGCATTACCCGAGCCGTTTCTTATCAAGTCGTCGAGGAGCGCAAAGATAATCGTCTTATCACGGTATTAGAACCTTACCAACCAGCCCCGTTACCCATACACATTATTCATCGAGAAAGTCGATTTTCGTCGTCGAAAGTGAGGAGTTTTATCGACCTTATGGCTGAACGATTTAGAACAGATTAA
- a CDS encoding MarR family winged helix-turn-helix transcriptional regulator, protein MSNKHLNVDDFISLMKENWPTAFQSLYPLFPRIRRIEEHINADKASIMACYGLYSSDFDLLTALRRSNKAAPYELMPTEICEYMLFSSGGLTKVMNRLEKKAFITRVESDHDKRIKMVRLTVEGEQLIEEVVAQFQELHTTYLDDFKQEDVEQLDFLVRKLLNNIESNK, encoded by the coding sequence ATGTCGAATAAACATTTAAACGTTGATGACTTCATCAGCTTAATGAAAGAGAACTGGCCAACCGCCTTTCAATCTCTTTATCCACTTTTCCCAAGAATTCGTCGTATTGAGGAGCATATCAACGCTGACAAAGCGTCAATAATGGCGTGTTACGGCCTTTATAGTTCAGATTTTGATCTATTAACCGCACTGCGCAGAAGCAACAAGGCAGCGCCTTATGAACTCATGCCAACCGAGATATGTGAATACATGCTTTTTAGCTCCGGTGGATTGACCAAAGTAATGAATAGGTTAGAAAAAAAGGCCTTTATTACCCGGGTAGAAAGCGACCATGATAAGCGGATTAAAATGGTGAGGTTAACCGTCGAAGGAGAGCAACTAATAGAGGAAGTGGTTGCGCAGTTTCAAGAGCTACATACCACTTATTTAGATGACTTTAAGCAGGAAGACGTTGAACAACTTGATTTTCTGGTACGCAAGTTACTAAACAATATAGAATCAAACAAATAG
- a CDS encoding helix-turn-helix transcriptional regulator has translation MGRGSTSGKMARLDQLLGRLKSGDPFTATILAQELGISLRTLMRDLQSLKEQGYPIETEKGRGGGVRLYPRWGIGRLALNYREVIDLLLALSVLENMDSPLLLGHLGSVRNKLFASFPDAMRPTIRQLRERILVGEQASAQVLDGYQNEFQRESSSVILQSFFESKQIEIKYQRADKVISTRSIEIHYLFLNWPVWYLISWDHFRNAPRTFRIDRVKKATIHHENFKLRGLTSFSDELSQFSKPL, from the coding sequence ATGGGGCGGGGTTCAACATCGGGAAAAATGGCGCGGCTAGATCAGTTGCTTGGAAGGTTAAAATCGGGCGACCCGTTTACGGCGACAATCTTGGCTCAGGAGCTGGGTATTAGTCTGCGGACATTGATGCGGGACCTGCAGAGCTTAAAAGAGCAAGGTTATCCAATAGAAACTGAAAAAGGTCGAGGTGGGGGTGTGCGTCTATATCCTCGTTGGGGGATCGGTCGATTGGCACTCAATTATCGTGAAGTGATTGACCTCCTATTAGCACTAAGTGTGCTGGAAAATATGGACTCTCCGCTGTTACTCGGTCACCTAGGCTCAGTGCGAAACAAGTTATTTGCTTCATTTCCAGATGCAATGAGACCAACGATACGTCAGCTCCGTGAGCGGATTTTAGTCGGAGAACAGGCATCAGCTCAGGTATTGGATGGCTATCAAAATGAATTTCAACGAGAAAGTAGCTCAGTAATACTGCAAAGCTTCTTTGAATCAAAACAGATCGAAATAAAGTACCAACGTGCCGATAAAGTGATCTCCACTCGCTCGATAGAAATTCATTATCTTTTTCTTAACTGGCCAGTGTGGTATTTAATCTCTTGGGACCACTTTCGTAATGCACCTCGGACCTTCCGTATTGATCGGGTAAAAAAAGCAACGATTCATCACGAGAATTTTAAGTTACGGGGGCTGACCAGTTTTTCTGATGAGTTATCTCAGTTTTCTAAACCGCTATAA
- a CDS encoding multidrug effflux MFS transporter — translation MSQKTFVILMAMIIGVSPFAVDTYLPAMPYMAEYFNVGPDEIATTISFYIFGMAIGQLIGGPLADRFGKKRMIILGLSIYSVTTLIIAQADNLLTVQIMRVVQAIGGGFSVVCVPALIRERATGNQAAKMFALVTLILVGAPALAPSIGALILLVADWQVIFYALFGYGMLVILLTVLKLPNDKIERHQTLSVIDRYRFVLRNKPALRYIGVQGFSQSVMMIFITNASFVYQQYFGLDDQVFALVFAANVVAMAVINRVNNYLLSTYMANFLLKWALRFQFLFVALFVLFAYLDAPVEIQAISVICMIGSLGASMPNCNAIYISHFKEHTGSASALFGANQFFISSITGWLTTVFYDGSLWPVAGMLMFVTIAANLIMPSIKHESPLIRSNQ, via the coding sequence ATGTCTCAAAAAACGTTTGTCATATTAATGGCAATGATCATCGGAGTCTCCCCATTTGCGGTGGATACTTACCTTCCTGCCATGCCTTATATGGCGGAATATTTCAATGTTGGACCAGATGAAATTGCCACCACAATCAGCTTCTACATTTTTGGCATGGCGATCGGTCAGTTAATTGGTGGCCCACTCGCGGATCGCTTTGGTAAAAAGCGCATGATAATTTTAGGACTGTCCATATACTCCGTCACCACACTCATTATCGCCCAAGCAGACAACCTATTAACGGTACAAATTATGAGAGTGGTTCAGGCGATAGGTGGCGGGTTTTCCGTTGTTTGCGTACCTGCACTCATTCGTGAGAGAGCAACAGGTAACCAAGCAGCAAAAATGTTTGCGCTCGTTACGCTTATTTTGGTTGGTGCGCCAGCATTAGCGCCAAGTATTGGTGCATTGATTCTTTTGGTCGCGGATTGGCAGGTTATCTTTTATGCCTTGTTCGGATATGGCATGTTGGTTATTTTGCTTACGGTACTAAAACTCCCAAATGACAAAATTGAACGTCATCAAACACTGTCAGTAATAGATAGATACCGGTTTGTTTTGCGTAATAAGCCCGCTCTTCGATATATCGGTGTACAAGGCTTTTCACAGAGCGTAATGATGATATTTATCACTAACGCATCCTTTGTTTACCAACAATACTTCGGTCTTGACGATCAGGTCTTTGCCCTCGTGTTCGCTGCCAATGTTGTGGCAATGGCCGTCATCAATAGAGTAAACAATTATCTACTCTCTACCTACATGGCCAACTTTCTATTGAAATGGGCATTGCGCTTTCAATTCCTATTTGTGGCTCTCTTTGTTTTATTTGCTTACCTAGATGCCCCTGTAGAGATTCAAGCCATCAGTGTTATCTGCATGATTGGCTCGTTGGGTGCATCGATGCCTAACTGTAATGCCATATATATCAGCCATTTTAAAGAACATACCGGATCCGCTTCCGCCCTATTTGGTGCCAATCAGTTCTTTATTTCGTCGATCACAGGTTGGCTAACCACTGTTTTTTATGACGGTAGCCTTTGGCCTGTTGCAGGTATGTTGATGTTTGTGACGATCGCTGCAAACCTAATTATGCCTTCTATTAAACATGAAAGTCCTCTGATTCGTTCCAATCAATAG
- a CDS encoding AraC family transcriptional regulator, giving the protein MARLDRLSALIARFELQAEIASCPEQANLYLLADATSGALSRIEFWPIAQGELESISEKDDLMVAASINLGGEANPLARALPSRITLSISEESNLKDLAQLIVGEVNETRCGRATTLQRLFEVLIIILLRRAMKEHSGEKGLLAGLADGQISKTIVAIHEKPEFDWRIEDLADTAGLSRSQFMQRFKARVGHTPAQYLRDWRLSLARQDLEKGDRVKVVAQRYCYGSQEALSRAFNQRYQCSPAQVRKIQT; this is encoded by the coding sequence ATGGCAAGGCTTGACCGTCTTTCTGCTCTTATCGCTAGGTTTGAACTCCAAGCTGAGATCGCGAGTTGTCCGGAACAGGCGAATCTATATCTACTGGCTGATGCAACAAGTGGTGCGCTTTCTCGAATTGAATTTTGGCCGATTGCACAAGGCGAACTTGAGTCGATATCTGAGAAAGATGACCTAATGGTTGCCGCGTCAATTAATTTAGGCGGAGAAGCAAACCCGCTTGCACGCGCTTTACCGAGCCGGATTACACTTTCAATAAGTGAAGAGAGTAATCTAAAAGACCTTGCTCAGTTGATTGTAGGTGAAGTAAATGAAACACGTTGTGGAAGAGCGACGACGTTACAAAGGCTATTCGAGGTATTGATTATTATCTTGCTGAGAAGAGCGATGAAAGAACATTCCGGTGAAAAAGGGCTGCTTGCGGGCTTAGCGGACGGTCAAATAAGCAAAACCATAGTGGCGATACATGAAAAGCCAGAGTTTGACTGGAGGATAGAAGACCTTGCTGATACCGCAGGACTATCTCGTAGTCAATTTATGCAGCGCTTTAAAGCACGAGTAGGGCACACCCCAGCTCAATACCTGCGTGATTGGCGGCTTTCACTTGCAAGACAAGACTTAGAGAAAGGAGACCGAGTAAAAGTGGTGGCTCAACGATATTGCTACGGTAGCCAAGAGGCGTTGAGCCGAGCATTCAATCAGCGCTATCAATGCAGCCCTGCTCAGGTTAGAAAAATACAGACATAA
- a CDS encoding 2-hydroxychromene-2-carboxylate isomerase: MSKTIDYYFTSISPFTYFGHSHLLQIAKEANASVRFKPVMLRQVFAITGTLPIHERPKCRQAYRLVEIERWAAKRQLPANLHPAHFPTDPSLADKCIIALQEMGINAGEFAGLAQAACWSQEQDIAVEAVLHTILTELKLNADEVINQAKTEQTHAIYEANTADAIEQGAIGAPAYYYNGEQFWGQDRLDLLKDALV; the protein is encoded by the coding sequence ATGAGCAAAACAATAGATTATTACTTCACTAGCATTTCACCATTTACTTACTTTGGACATTCGCATTTACTTCAGATAGCGAAAGAGGCTAACGCCAGTGTCCGTTTTAAACCTGTCATGCTTCGTCAAGTTTTCGCCATCACTGGTACGCTACCAATACATGAACGCCCAAAGTGTCGACAAGCCTATCGTTTGGTAGAGATAGAGCGATGGGCGGCGAAGCGACAGTTGCCTGCAAATTTACATCCTGCTCATTTCCCAACGGATCCAAGTCTCGCCGACAAGTGCATCATCGCTCTACAAGAAATGGGGATTAATGCCGGGGAGTTTGCTGGTCTAGCACAAGCGGCATGCTGGTCGCAGGAACAGGATATTGCAGTTGAAGCGGTGTTACACACAATATTGACGGAACTAAAACTTAACGCAGATGAAGTTATCAACCAAGCCAAGACAGAACAGACCCATGCTATCTATGAAGCCAACACGGCCGATGCCATCGAACAAGGCGCAATAGGTGCACCCGCCTATTATTATAATGGCGAGCAGTTCTGGGGACAGGATAGACTAGACCTTCTCAAAGATGCGCTCGTCTAA
- a CDS encoding 2Fe-2S iron-sulfur cluster-binding protein: protein MPHKYAELMFTDDVKQVQREMGSRSGYESMEHGEDYNFLFSDVEASFIEGRDSFYMASVNNAGWPYVQHRGGPQGFMRVLDNNRLGFADFSGNRQYVSAGNFRGNNRVSLFFMDYPNQRRLKLSGRIEQVADDDWDTLVRLEVEGYPAAVERGFVIHVEAFDWNCPKYITPRFTELEMSDVITPLLAENKRLKSMENAKDKPDSVGEGELPLVVTGIRQLTPHIRAFELRHRDDIPLPVVSAGAHLSIPIVLESGERITRRYSVCSNPSRRDIYEIAVQQELEGAGGSKAIHEQFDLGLKINCGLPENFFELHTDNRPTVLIAAGIGITPIKSMAQQLAKQGREFSLHYAGKQRSEMAFQDRLSREFDNKIHFYYSKAKQRLSCEKILTQAPENSVFYVCGPQGLVDEMLAVAATLGVDIGRIHYERFSVQSTTSTHAFTAELVKSNVTLEVSDNQSLLEAILEEGIAIPSSCNAGECRSCIVKIDQGEVEHRDNCLTVLERESWMCPCVSRAKHGSIAINI from the coding sequence ATGCCACATAAATACGCAGAATTGATGTTTACCGATGATGTTAAGCAGGTACAACGTGAAATGGGCAGTCGCAGTGGTTACGAGTCAATGGAACATGGCGAAGATTATAACTTTCTGTTCTCCGATGTCGAAGCGTCATTTATAGAAGGACGAGATAGCTTCTATATGGCGAGTGTTAACAATGCGGGTTGGCCTTATGTTCAGCATCGCGGTGGGCCCCAAGGGTTCATGCGCGTACTGGACAATAACAGGCTTGGTTTTGCGGATTTTAGTGGTAACCGACAATACGTGAGCGCGGGTAATTTTCGTGGTAATAATCGAGTGTCGTTATTTTTTATGGATTATCCCAATCAACGTAGACTCAAACTGAGCGGTAGGATTGAACAGGTCGCCGATGACGACTGGGACACCTTAGTTCGTTTGGAAGTTGAAGGGTACCCGGCTGCGGTAGAGCGTGGTTTTGTTATCCATGTGGAAGCATTTGATTGGAACTGCCCGAAGTACATTACCCCTCGATTTACAGAATTGGAAATGTCGGATGTGATCACGCCTCTTTTGGCAGAAAACAAACGGTTAAAGTCGATGGAGAATGCCAAAGATAAGCCAGATAGCGTTGGAGAGGGAGAATTGCCTTTGGTTGTTACTGGTATTCGACAATTAACACCACATATACGAGCCTTCGAACTGCGTCATCGAGACGATATTCCACTGCCTGTTGTGTCGGCTGGAGCACACCTTTCTATCCCCATCGTTCTTGAAAGCGGTGAGCGAATAACACGTCGTTATTCTGTCTGTTCTAATCCTAGTCGCAGAGATATCTATGAGATTGCAGTGCAGCAAGAGCTTGAGGGAGCCGGCGGCTCTAAGGCGATTCACGAACAGTTTGACCTAGGCCTGAAAATTAACTGCGGCTTGCCTGAAAACTTCTTTGAGCTTCATACGGATAACAGACCAACGGTTTTGATCGCGGCAGGTATTGGTATTACGCCAATCAAGTCGATGGCTCAGCAGCTCGCAAAGCAAGGAAGAGAATTTTCGCTTCATTACGCCGGAAAGCAACGAAGTGAGATGGCTTTTCAAGACCGATTATCAAGGGAGTTCGACAATAAAATTCATTTTTATTACTCGAAGGCTAAGCAGCGTCTTAGTTGTGAAAAGATTCTTACTCAAGCACCTGAAAATAGTGTGTTCTACGTTTGTGGTCCACAAGGATTGGTCGATGAAATGCTCGCAGTGGCAGCAACGCTAGGTGTAGATATAGGACGTATTCATTATGAACGCTTTTCGGTGCAATCTACGACGAGTACGCACGCATTTACGGCGGAGCTTGTTAAGTCGAACGTTACTCTAGAGGTGTCGGATAACCAGAGTTTGTTAGAGGCAATTCTAGAAGAGGGCATTGCTATCCCTAGTAGCTGTAATGCTGGAGAGTGTCGAAGCTGTATTGTCAAAATAGATCAGGGTGAGGTTGAGCATAGAGACAACTGTTTGACGGTGTTAGAGCGAGAGAGTTGGATGTGCCCGTGCGTATCGCGAGCAAAACACGGCTCTATAGCGATCAATATCTAG
- a CDS encoding DNA alkylation repair protein — MIEIPNYLDPQIPTASRGIVKGVPLKEQLNEKAIGFMARNIELVYSEFDVQTFAKQAIDGLESLSIMGRAKHIATSLRHTLPSNYSDAMEIIVASMLPPSKPDDTLGIAAFYYLPFSTYIADYGLDPANNDGDDPFDVSIQAQVELTKRFTAEFSIRPFLIEQQERTLNVLTSWLNDPSEDVRRLCSEGSRPKLPWGKNIPNFIQDPSPIIPILESLKNDSSLYVQRSVANSLGDIAKDHPDLVFKLCDEWLSSADKELKWVIRHAVRYYAKKEHPKALDLRVKAKV, encoded by the coding sequence ATGATTGAAATTCCAAACTATTTAGACCCTCAGATTCCAACGGCTTCACGTGGTATTGTCAAAGGTGTTCCACTTAAAGAACAACTGAATGAGAAAGCAATCGGGTTTATGGCTCGAAATATTGAGTTGGTATACTCTGAATTTGATGTTCAAACGTTCGCTAAGCAGGCCATTGACGGATTGGAATCACTTTCAATCATGGGACGTGCCAAACACATTGCGACAAGTTTACGCCACACCTTGCCGAGCAATTACAGCGACGCAATGGAAATAATCGTCGCCAGTATGTTACCTCCTTCCAAGCCAGATGACACCTTAGGTATCGCCGCTTTTTACTACCTCCCCTTTAGCACCTACATTGCCGACTATGGACTTGACCCAGCTAATAATGACGGAGACGACCCGTTTGATGTGTCGATTCAAGCACAAGTCGAATTAACTAAACGTTTTACCGCTGAGTTTTCGATACGTCCTTTTCTTATCGAGCAGCAAGAACGAACACTCAACGTGCTTACCAGTTGGTTAAATGACCCAAGTGAAGATGTACGTAGACTCTGCTCAGAAGGCTCACGTCCTAAATTGCCATGGGGGAAAAACATTCCGAATTTCATTCAGGATCCGTCACCCATCATTCCCATTCTGGAATCACTAAAAAATGACTCTAGCCTTTATGTGCAAAGGAGTGTTGCCAACAGCTTAGGCGATATTGCAAAGGACCATCCTGATCTGGTATTTAAGTTGTGCGATGAGTGGCTGAGTTCCGCCGATAAAGAATTGAAATGGGTTATTAGGCACGCTGTGCGCTATTACGCAAAGAAAGAGCACCCGAAAGCGCTCGATCTAAGAGTAAAAGCGAAGGTTTAG